The genomic stretch CTTGAAGTCCTGGGGCGGGAACCCGAAAGTGTATACCATCGATTTCTTGTCCTGTACGGGTGGCTCCCCCGACTTTTCCAATCCCCCCAGACACTCCACGTCCTCGATGAGTTCATCTGTCGTCTTGTCGCGGCGTTCGAAGGCGGCCCACCATTCGGGCTTGGCTTCCCGGTTATGGAATTCCAGCAGGTCCGCGACCCGCCTGCCGTCTTCCGGGGGGTCCTCGTCGAAGACGCCCAGCCTGCGCTGGCATTCCTCGTACTCGATCTCCCATTCCTTGCGCGCGGGCGTCGCCGGCGGCGCCGCAGCGGACTCCCCTGCGCTATCGTCTCCGCCGTTTTCGTGCCCGCCGCTTTCGTCTCCGTCGTTTTCGTGCCCGCGGAACCAGGACGCATGGGGAGGGCGGAGGGACACCAGCCAGTCGCGCAGCTTCCACGTGGAAACGCAGTCTTCCTCGTTGTACTCGGCGATTTGTCGCAGGAGATCGTCATTGCCGGTCTCCTGCCAGAGGTTGTATACGACGACGCTCTCTGCGGCCGTCGCCACCTCACCGCCGCGTCGCATGTAAAAAGTCTCGAGGTTCTTCAGCGAGTAACGCGGCTCGGAGGTGCGGATACTCTCCCGCACGACCAGGTAGAGGTCGACAAACCGATTCCGGCGCAGCAGGTTGTCGAGTTGTTCCTCGCAGGTGCCGTAGCGGCCCGCCAGCCGTTTCAGGGCCGTGGTCTCATAGTGGTTGTAGTGATAGATATAGGCCGCGGGATACCGCAGCAGATGCGCGTCCAGAAAGGCCATGAATTCCTCAAACGCCTTCTTCTCCTCCACGTGGTCATGGGCCCAGAAAGCCTTGAAGGCCGGACGGCCATCCGTCACGGTGACCGCACCGAAGAGGTATTCCAACCCGCCCGGATACAGCGGATCGCCTTCCATGTCGAAGAACAGATCGCCCCGGTCAGGCTCGGGCATCCGCGACAGTCCCTTCCCTTCGTCGTAGTCGAGCCGTTCCCAAGCGTCCTTTCCCGTCTTCGTCTTTTCGTACTGCAATGCGGCCTGGGCGCGAAGCCGTGCGAGACCCTCCTCACTCGTGTCCTCGATTTGCCGGTCGGCATCCAGATGAGCGAGATCGAACAACGTGTTGATGCCGGCGTTTCTCAGCGCGGCGATCTGGGTCTTGCGGATATTGGCCACACGGGACAGATGGTCGTCGTCCTCCCAGCGACGGGCGCAGAGATCACGCCAGTGACAATATTTGCAATGCGAGCAGGGATCGGGATTCGTATCGGCGGGAGGCTCCGCGACCCACGCTTCGAAGCGCTGGCGCGCCAGGGCGTAGTAGTAGAAGAAATCATCCACCTTGAAACACGCTTCCGTCCCGTCTCCCTGCAGCAGGTACATGTATTCGGGCCGCCGTTCCTGCAGACTTTCCAGCAGGTCGGTATATACGCAGAGTTGAATGAGGTGTCTCGGCGCTGCCTTTTTGGCGAGCTTGGTATCCAGTACCTCGTAGCTGTAGTCTCCGAGCGCGGAAGGCCGGGGACAGCGGATCAGGAAATCGGCGTCACCGCGCCAGGGTTCCCGGTGGAGCACTGCCTGGAAGATGACGTCCTCGCCACGCGACATGGCCGACCGGGTCGCGGCCGCCCGGTCCTGAAGCGATCCGTCCCGGTCTATCTCGACAATGTCCCGGCCTTCGCTCCGCAGCCGTTCCAGGTAGGCTTTCTCGTGTTCCAGGCCCTTGCGCTGCAACAACCGCATCGTGTCATCGTCTTCCGACTTCTCGAGATCTTCCTCCAGGCTCCGCATATCGAGATAGGTCGCGTGGCGGCAGCCCAGGTAGTTGACCAGGTCCGTCGCGGAAAACCGGCGGCCTCCGTCCTCGGTTCTTTGCATGGAAGTTTCTGTCTCCCTAGAGTGATTGCAGGAATGCGATCAATGTCTCGCTCCGCTCCAAACCGCCGCGCACGCCGCGGCGACATAGCAGGCCGCCGCCACCGATACCGTGAGCACGAATCCCCACTGCATGGCGATGATCATGGCCAGCGGCGAGGCCAGGACGGAAGCGCAGCCGTTCACGCCCCAGGCCCAGGGCACTAGCGCGGCGGACCGCGCCCCGAACCATCGCAGCCCCAGCGGGAAGGGCAGCCCCATGGTGAAGGCCAGAGGTGTGATGAGGACGAGTACCGCTGCGAGTCGGATGCCCAGCGGCCAGGCGCCTCCGAACAGCGCAAGGAGGACCAGGCCCGTGAATACGGGTATGGCCAGTACCGCCGGCACCAGGGCGAGCCTGCCCAGCGAGACGCCGGGTAACGCGGCGATGCGATTCGCTGCAAGGCTGCCCAGGCCCGAGCAGAACAGAAAGCCCCCCACGGTGGCCGCGCCGCCGATCACGGGATCGCCCAGCAGGCGCTGGATGCCCGAAAGAAAAGCGATTTCCAGCACCAGGTAGGCCAGCCCGATGGCCAGGAAGTACACGGCGGCGACCGACCGTCCGGACGCCCTTCGGATGTCGGCGCGGAAAACGAAGGGCAACAGCGTCAGCACCAGGCCCGCGCACGTGACGATGACGGCGGTGGACAGGACGAAGAGAAAGGCCAGTTCCGACCGCAGCAGCCACCCCGCACCATAGGCCCGCCGGAAATCGGGCAGGGCGCCGAGCTTCCCGAAATTGCCGAAGAAGGG from Gemmatimonadota bacterium encodes the following:
- a CDS encoding TM0106 family RecB-like putative nuclease, whose amino-acid sequence is MQRTEDGGRRFSATDLVNYLGCRHATYLDMRSLEEDLEKSEDDDTMRLLQRKGLEHEKAYLERLRSEGRDIVEIDRDGSLQDRAAATRSAMSRGEDVIFQAVLHREPWRGDADFLIRCPRPSALGDYSYEVLDTKLAKKAAPRHLIQLCVYTDLLESLQERRPEYMYLLQGDGTEACFKVDDFFYYYALARQRFEAWVAEPPADTNPDPCSHCKYCHWRDLCARRWEDDDHLSRVANIRKTQIAALRNAGINTLFDLAHLDADRQIEDTSEEGLARLRAQAALQYEKTKTGKDAWERLDYDEGKGLSRMPEPDRGDLFFDMEGDPLYPGGLEYLFGAVTVTDGRPAFKAFWAHDHVEEKKAFEEFMAFLDAHLLRYPAAYIYHYNHYETTALKRLAGRYGTCEEQLDNLLRRNRFVDLYLVVRESIRTSEPRYSLKNLETFYMRRGGEVATAAESVVVYNLWQETGNDDLLRQIAEYNEEDCVSTWKLRDWLVSLRPPHASWFRGHENDGDESGGHENGGDDSAGESAAAPPATPARKEWEIEYEECQRRLGVFDEDPPEDGRRVADLLEFHNREAKPEWWAAFERRDKTTDELIEDVECLGGLEKSGEPPVQDKKSMVYTFGFPPQDFKLKVGDQVANAQTMDRAGTIQEIDESKGTVQVRQGPSVQPLPAGASIGPGGPVDAKVIRAGIYRHADRFIRDAKTRRAATDLLRRAVPRIKGRTPGSPIVESGREGIGGYLDAVEHLDDSYLFIQGPPGAGKTYTSGHLIVALIERGHTVGITSNAHQAIHNLLDMVVEVARERGVSFRGVKKSSGGNPDSVYKGEFVTNVDKTGDIRRDADLYAGTAWLFSDPRLVDRLDYLFIDEAGQVSTANVVGMSTSTSNIVLVGDQMQLGQPMKGTHPGEAGMSVLEYLLQDRDTIPPDRGIFLGTTWRLKPSICRFVSDAFYEGRLGNHPETARRRLLLEKTELPEEGIVMIAADHGGCSQKSVAEGQVVRACYEELLGQTFADDRGRTRTLTRADILVVSPYNVQVNHLRSVLPEGARVGTVDKFQGQEAPVVLVSMVTSTAEDLPRHMEFLYSRNRLNVAVSRAQCLAIVVLNPRLLEAPCRTVEQMRLVNVFCRLEQYAYGLG